GGGGCCATGAAGGAGATCTTCGGAGCCGGCACGGCGGCTGTCATTTCCCCGGTTGGTTCTCTTTTTTTCAAGGAGAAGACTTACAAGGTCCAGGACGGCGGTGTGGGCGAATGGTCCCGGCGGCTCTTCGATGAAATCACGGGCATCCAATACGGAGAAAAGGAAGACCCCTTCGGCTGGGTGAGGGAAGTCAAGCCATGAGAGGGTCGATCCGCCCGCTGGTTCGGCCGTCGCTGAAATGTAACAGACAAGGGGTTGAATTCCATTCGGCAGGTGGTTACCTAAGAATCAGGTAGGCCGACATCACGTCGCCTTCTCCTAACCCCTCCTAGACCTGCCCGGTTTGACCCCTCCAGCCGGGCAGGTTCTTTTTTGACCTTGTGGATGTCTCTCTGACGCGCCGGGGGTGACGCCTCAACCGGGCCCACGTGGTTTGCTCGTTCAGGCATGTTCCAGCAACGGGGCGTCAGCCGCCGCATCGCAGCGGGTTTCAACCGGTATCGACGAAATTCCGGCCGGCCTGGCGGCATTCATCCAAAGCGGCGGGGTGATTTTGGATGTCGCCCTTGTGTTCGATCTGTCGAAAGCAGAGCTCCCCTGCGTAATCCATGTCCAGGGCGTCGAAGAAATAGTGAAGGGTCAGGGCGGCGCAGTCGAAGAGGCGCTTACCGCGGGTGGCTCCGGCGCTCAGGAGAAACCCCTTTCGTGCGGAGCGCCGCGACGGCCGTTCTTCGCGCTTTTCCAGTTCACGGCGCATGTAACAGGCCTGGGAACGGTCGATAAGGAGCTTCAGCTGTCCCGTGACGCCGTAAAAGTAGATGGGGGAGGCGACGACGATCCGGGGGGTGGCTTCAAGGAGGGGGTAGACGTCGGTCATGGCGTCTTCCACCACGCATTCGCCCGTTGCTTCGCAGCCGCCGCAGCCGATGCAGCCCTGCATCCTGAGCCGGCGCACGTAGACCCGGATCGGTCGAGCCCCCCCGGCTACCGCTCCTTCGAGAAACGCGTCCAGCATGGTGTCTGTGTTCCCCCCTTTTCGAGGTGACCCGTAAATTCCGAGAACGTCCATGTCAGGAACTCCTTGCGGGATGATCGGGCGAGTGCCGGCCGGCTTTCGATTTGGTGTGGCAGGGGCAATCAGAACCGGCACGCTTCTTCGGCAAAGGGAAAGCGGCATTCGGCGTCGAGTGTCCCGATGTAGTCTTCGATGCGGGAGAGTCCCAAGAAGCGGAGAACGCGTTCGATGCCTTCGAGGATTTCCATGGTGGCCGTAGGGCGGACGAAGTTGGCGGTCCCCACCTGGATCGCACGGGCGCCCACCAGCAGAAATTCCATGGCGTCCACGGCGCTCGCAATGCCGCCGATCCCGATAACCGGGCAGCGGACGCTCTGAACCGTTTCGTAGACACACCGGAGAGCGATGGGCTTGATGGCGGGTCCGGAAAGGCCCCCCACCAGGTTCGCCAGCTTGGGGCGGCGCGAAAACGCGTCCACGGCGAGCGCCGATACGGTGTTGATGCAGGAAACGATGTCGGTTCCGGCGGCTTCCACGGCCTTTGCCACGGCGGCGATGGACGTGACGTTGGGGGTGAGCTTGGTGATCAGCGGGAGCCGCGTCGCCCGCCTCACTTTTTCCACGAGGTGCCCCGCCATGGCCGGGTCGGCTCCGAAGGCCATGCCGCCTTCCTTGACGTTGGGGCAGCTGATGTTCAGTTCCAGGGCGGCGATCCCGGCGATGCCGTCCAGTCGGGAGGCCAGCTCAACGTATTGATCCGCCGTGTTTCCCAAGATGTTCACGATCACGGGCACCCGGCGCGACTGAAGGGCGGGGAGCTTTTCTTCCAGAAATTTATCAATACCCACGTTTTCCAGTCCGATGGCGTTGATCATTCCCGACGGGGTTTCGACGATCCGGGGCGGCGGGTTGCCCGCACGCGGCTCCAGCGAAATCCCCTTGACCACCACGGCCCCAAGCCTGGTGAGATCGACGAAATCGGCGTATTCTTCCCCGTAGCCGAAGGTGCCGGAAGCCACCATCACGGGATTGGCCAGGGTCAACGGTCCTAGACGCACACGAAGGTCGGTGGCGTGACCGGCGGCGGCTGCATCTTGTTCCATCGAATCGATCCTGCCTCGAAGATGGGTCCGTCTTTGCACACATGGACATAACGGTCGGCGTTCGGAGCCTTCGGATCGGGCGCGGGAAGCGCGCAACCGAGGCAGGCGCCCAGGCCGCAGGCCATGAGAGATTCCAAGGACAGTTGGGCCGGAGTTCCTCGGGAGAGCGCCCACTGTGCCACCGCGAATTGCATGGGGAGGCTTCCGCAGGCATAGATCACGGCCGGCCGCCAGCGGTCTTTTTCCAAAACGCGGCGGAAGAGGTCGACCACGGTGCCGCAGAAACCCGCGGTTCCGTCGTCGGTGCTTCGATGAACGGGGAGGTTGAGTTCCGAAAAAGTGCTTTCCGGAAGCATTTCGGCGGCGGTTCGGGTGCCGTAGAAGAAGTGGATGTCGACCGCGCCCCCGAAGAAGGCGCTCGGTTTCGCCAGCTGATGCAGGAGTTCGTAAAGCGGGGCTACTCCGATTCCGCCTCCGACTACGGCCACCGGTCCGGGACGGTCCGGCGGCCGGAAGGCGTTTCCAAGCGGACCCACGACGCTCACGCGCGATCCTTGCCGCGTCTGGGAAAGCCACCAGGTGCCGCGGCCCACCACGCGGTAGAGGATTTCAAAGACCGCGCGTTCGGGATGGATGCGATGGAAGGAAAAGGGGCGGCGGAGCAGCGGGTCTGTGCCTTCCCTGATTTGGAGCATCACGAACTGGCCCGGCCGGGCTTCCGCCGCGATCCGCGGGCATTCCAATACAAGCCGCCAGGTGGTGTCGGCGACTCCTTCGTTGGCGAGAATCAGGGCTTCTTCCTGGTATTTTCCCATGAGCGTGCCTTCAGTTTTTGCGGCGCCAGCCCACGACGGCGGCCATGCGGCCGGTGATGCGCTCCCTGCGGTAGCTGAAAAAATCCTGCGCCTCGCAGACGGTGCATCGGCCGGCGATTTCGATCCTCTGGGGGAGCAGCCCCGCGTCCATCAGTTGGCGGCGGCTGATGGCCCAAAAGTCAAAGAAATTCGGGGCGGTTCGGAATGGTAGGAACGATGGGGGCAGTTCTCTTCGATGGTTGACGAATTCGGCGCAGCATGGGCCCAGCGACGGGCTGACGGCGGCGACCATGCGCCGCGGGTCGCATCCGAATCTTTCTTTGAGGAAACGGACGGTTTTGGGGAGGATCTCCTTGACGCTTCCGCGCCAGCCGCAGTGGACGTTGGCCGCGACCCGCTTCTCCGGGTCCACGAGGAAAACCGCTTGGCAATCGGCGATCTTGATCATGAGGCCGACGCCCGGAAGGCGCGTAACCAGGGCGTCCCCGGGCGGAGCCGGTACGAAAGGGCGCCCCGGATCTCGGGTTTCCAAGACGCTTTCGTCCACGACCTGGATCTCCGTTCCATGGACCTGCGGAGACGAAACCAGGTGATCGAAACCCAGGAACCTCTTGACACGGAGCAGATTTTCATTCACGTGCTCGGGGCGGTCGCCGTTGGTCCAGGCTGTGTTCAATGTGTCGTACGGCGGAAGACTCACACCGCCGTGGCGGGTGAAGACCCCGTGGGTCAGACCGTCGAGTGCTTCGAGCAGGCGGTAGGTGATGGGTGTGAGTTCTGAGGGAATCGGCATGGAGCGCTCGTTGTGGTTTCACATTCGGGTCTTGGGGAAGTCACGCCCAAGGCGTGGTGCCTGGCGCTCTCCACGGGCCGGCTCCGCAGTCGGGCCGTAGCGGCTCCGCCGGGCATGGTACCGTTCCAAGGCGCCTTCCCGCCTGCGTGTCGGTGACGGGAATCGCGGACATTTGTCTATAACACGAACCCCCGCGCGCTCAAAGGTTTAGTCTCATTGCGTTGACAGATACCCCCCGATTGCTGCTTATTAGAGAAGGTGGCCGAATTCATTGGCATCTTTCTCATGATCAGGTTGGTGGAACGTGGGAGTTTGGAAAGAGAACAGAAAAAGGTTAAGCTTTTTGTCGATCAGAGCGGCAACCGCAGGGCGGAGTGATGAAACCCCGATGAGTCTGGGTGCCGTGGATGAGGACCGTGATGGTTCAAGAATGTCATGAGTGTGGAGGATCCCCTGGATGCAGTCTCTACTGAGAGCGAAAAGCGACGGGAAGCAGTTCTTGTTGGGAAACGAGGCTATCGTGCGCGGCGCCCTGGAAGCGAATGTGCGATTCGTGGCCGCCTATCCCGGTACTCCGTCCTCGGAAATCATCGATCGCTTCTTCGAGATCGGCGAAGCATCGGGTGTTTACGTGGAGTATTCGGTCAACGAAAAGGTGTCGGTGGAGACCGCCTGCGCGGCTGCTATATCCGGCCTGCGGAGCCTCTGTTCCATGAAGCACGTGGGGCTGAACGTCGCGGCGGACGCCTTCATGACCCTGGCCTACGTGGGGGTGAAGGCCGGAATGGTCATCGTCAGTGCCGACGATCCGTCGCTCCATTCCAGCCAGAACGAACAGGACAACCGTTACTACGCCAAGATGGCCAACGTGCCCATGCTGGAGCCGGCCACGCCTCAGGAGGCCAAGGACATGACGGCGGCCGGCTTGGAGCTGTCCGAGCGTCATCGGATTCCTTGCCTGCTTCGGACCACCACACGAGTGAATCACTGCCGAGGCGTGGTGTCGCTCGGCGACCTGCCTTCCGTGGTCCCCAAAGCGGAATTTGTGAAGGATCCGTTCAACCTGGTGGTGGTCCCCATGGTGGGCCGCAAGCTGAGGCTGGCTCTTCTTAGGAAACTGGCGGAACTCCAGGAGGCGTCGGAAAACAGCCCCTTCAACCGAGTGGCGGGGACAGGGAAATGGGGGATCGTGACCAGCGGTGTGGCGTCGCTTTATGCTCGGGACGCCGTCAAGGAGCTGGGCATCGAGAGTCGGGTGTCCATCCTGAAGCTGGGCTTTACGAATCCGCTGCCGCGAAGACGGATCCAAGGTTTTCTTAAAGGGATGGAAAAGGTGTTGGTGGTTGAAGAGTTGGAGCCGTTCCTGGAAGAAGCGGTCAGGGGCATCGCCCAGGAAGCGGGGATCAGCGCCGTCATCGCCGGCAAGGGGGACCACCTGATTCCGCGGGCTTTCGAACTGGACACCGCAAAGGTGAAACGGGCGGTGAGCGGCTTCTTCGGCGTTCCCTATCAGCCGCCGACCCTCCTCGAGGTCCCCGATCTTCCGGCTCGACCGCCCAACCTCTGTCCGGGATGTCCTCACCGGGCCACCTACTATTCGGTGAAAAAGGTCTTCGGCGAAGACGCCGTGTACCCCACCGACATCGGCTGCTACACTCTGGGGCTTCTCCCGCCACTCAACATGGCGGATTTCCTCATCTGTATGGGATCCAGCATTTCAACGGCCGGAGGGTTCAGCAAGGTTCTCGACCGGCCGGTGGTGGCCTTCATCGGGGATTCCACTTTCTTTCACGGTGGGATTCCCGGGCTTGTCAACGCCGTGACCCATCGCCACAATCTGCTCTTGGTGATCCTGGATAACGGCACCACGGCCATGACGGGGCACCAGCCCCATCCGGGCGTGGAAATTACCGCGGAAGGGGTGAAGGAGCCGGCCGTCAAGCTGGAAGACGTGGTGCGGGGCTGCGGCGTTCAGCGGGTCCGTGTTGTGAATCCGCTTCAGGTGAAAAAGACCGAGGAGGTGCTGAAAGAGCTGCGCGAAGCCATGAAGGAGGGCGGTGTCTCGGTCCTCATCTCCAAGAGTCCCTGCCCGCTGTTCGAACGACGGATGCTCAAGAAGAAGCAAAAGGTCGTCTTCCAGGTTGTCGAAAGCTGCAATCTCTGTAAAGAATGCCTGACGTCCTTCGGCTGTCCCGCCTTCGTGTGGGAAAAGGGAAGCGACCGGGAAGAACGCGTGCGCATCAACGAAGCCCTGTGCAACGGGTGCGGGGTCTGTTCCCAGCTGTGCTCTTCCATCAAACCCAAACGGATTGAGGCTTAAAGCGGCCCGGGGCGGCGGATGCGACGGAAATCGACGGAGAGGACATTCATGACCCGAACGGAAAAGCGGACTGTGGACGGCATGCGAATTTTCTTTACCGGGGTCGGGGGACAGGGCACGCTGCTGGCGACCCAGATCACCGGTGAAGCGGCCCTGCAGGAAGGACTGCCCGTTTCCATGAGCGAAATCCACGGCATGGCCCAGCGGGGCGGGGTGGTCGAATCTTCCATCGTGGTGGGGGATCTCTGGAGCCCGACCATTTCGGATGGTGATGCCGACGTGATGGTCGCCTTCGAACCCCTGGAGGGCCTCAGGGCTCTCCCCAAGTGCCATGCCGGAACCATCGCCCTTGTGAACAAAACCCCCATCGTTCCCTTCACCGTGGCCGTCGGCCAAGGGATTTATCCACCCGTGGAAGAGATCGTCCAATCCATCGCACGGGTCCTGGAGCGGGTGGTGACTTTGGACGCCACCGCCATGGCCCGGGAGGCGGGAAACGAGAAGGCCACCAATATCGTGATGATCGGGGTGCTGGCCGGCTTGGCCCTGCTGCCCGTTTCCCGGGACAGCTGGATCCGGGCGATCAAGAGCGTCCTTCCTTCGAGACTCCATGATTTGAACCTCAAGGCCTTCGAACAGGGTTTTCGCGAAGGGACGGCGGCGGCAAAGGCTGCCTGAGCCTTCGAAACGGCATGGGCCGCACAGGATTTTCGAGCGGCGGCAGGCAGCGCAGGATCCAAAAACCCGGGGTTGACATGGCCCTTCTGCTTTCCTTCCGAATTGCCGATACGGTAATTGAAGGCGTTTTGTTTGGTGGAAGGCCCACTTGCCGATGCCGTGGAAGGCGCCCTCGGAGTGATCCGAGTTTTCTTTGACTTGGCACATGAATTGCTTATAATCATGTGCATGAAGGCGAATAGATTGTTGACGTCTTCACGAAATCAAGGTAAAGGGAACCGATCCTCAGGAAGGGGTTTGAACGATCCCATGAACGGGTCGGAGTGGAGGAAGGCGGCATGATCATCAGTCATGATCTTCTCGAGAAGACTTGCAAGAACATGATCGAGACAATCCTGTTTTGTTTGGATCATGCTACCAAGGGGACGATTTACCGGATCGGACCGATGCCGGAGTTGCGGTCGGTACGCATCACGTCGGGGATCCGAGACGAGATCACCGGGTCCATCCATTGGGGCCTTCCGGAGACCTCGGATTACAACCCGCCCGGAAAGACGTGGGAGCAGTATCGTGACCGGCCGGGCCATGTGCTGGAAGCCATGGGCTGGTGTGTGGAACGCCAGATGAGCTGGACGGCCGACAATCCTTATGAAGATCTTCGGAGCGTACGCAAGCAGCTCATCGGCGAAGCGGAAGACTGCCACCACATGGAACCCGTTCTGGTGAAAAAGGTGGATCTTTACGGAGAAGACGCCTTCCGCCTGGAGTACCCGGTTGCGTGGAACGGAACGCCTATCTGGAAGGATACCGAATACGTGGTGGTGGCGGTGATCAAGATCCATTTCCGCCCGAACACCATCCGCCGCGGCGACCGAAGCACCAAGGTGATCAAGAAGCTCAGTCACGTGCTGGGTACGGAGATGTTTTCCAACCATCTGCGGGAGACGCTGTTTCAGGCCCGTGAGGAACTGACCAACCAGCGGTTTCAGTCCTGCAACGCCCTCGCACACGAACTTCGGAACACCCTGGTGAAATTGAGTTTCATCTTTTCGGCTATCAACGCGGAAATCAGCTATCTTCGCGAACAATGGGAGGAGCAGCTGCGGAAGTCGGTGGCCGGTCTCGAGGACAAGGCGGCGATCCTCGGTCGTTTGAACATGCTCATTCTTGGTCGGATGCACGAACTGAACGGCCGTGCCGACATGGCGCAACTTTCTACGGAACTGATGTCGGACCAGGAAGAACTGGCGCAGCTTCCGCTGCTTCCGGAGCAGAGTGAGCAGTGGCTGCAGCACAAGATTTTATGGAAGTGGGAGCATCTGCTGTCTCAGAGCGATGTGTGGCGCCAGGAAGAGAAGGAGATCCACGAACTCTTGGAACGGCTGAAGCGGGCGCTGTGGATCGGAACGGATCCGTCGCTGGCGGAACGAATGCTTCATATCCCCGAAGATATTCGGGTTCTGTGGCCGAAGGTGGTCTATACCGAGTTTTCGCCCGAAAGGATCCCGCTTCTGGACGACATTCTGAGACTCTTGGAACACCCGCAACTGACCATTCCTCACAAGCGGCAGACCCTGAAGATCCTCTCATCCCTTAAGGCGCTGGCCGAAACCATTCCGGACGTGGAAAAGCGCGCCAACAAGATCCTGTTTTCGCTCAAGAACGGCAATACCGCGGACGATGGGGAGGTCCCGCCTGGAGACGGCGGCTTGGAAGCCGCCGCCGGAAATCCCCGGTGATTCCCCCCCGTATCCGCGTCCCCGCCCTGATCGATCGACCTTTCCCATCGGCGAAACGATAAACGAAAGCCGCTGCGTTCAAGGGAGGCTTTTCCCCCTGCGCGCTGGGTGTTCGTCCGCCCCCAGGGTCCAGCAT
This is a stretch of genomic DNA from Desulfoglaeba alkanexedens ALDC. It encodes these proteins:
- a CDS encoding flavodoxin family protein, with the translated sequence MDVLGIYGSPRKGGNTDTMLDAFLEGAVAGGARPIRVYVRRLRMQGCIGCGGCEATGECVVEDAMTDVYPLLEATPRIVVASPIYFYGVTGQLKLLIDRSQACYMRRELEKREERPSRRSARKGFLLSAGATRGKRLFDCAALTLHYFFDALDMDYAGELCFRQIEHKGDIQNHPAALDECRQAGRNFVDTG
- a CDS encoding indolepyruvate oxidoreductase subunit beta produces the protein MTRTEKRTVDGMRIFFTGVGGQGTLLATQITGEAALQEGLPVSMSEIHGMAQRGGVVESSIVVGDLWSPTISDGDADVMVAFEPLEGLRALPKCHAGTIALVNKTPIVPFTVAVGQGIYPPVEEIVQSIARVLERVVTLDATAMAREAGNEKATNIVMIGVLAGLALLPVSRDSWIRAIKSVLPSRLHDLNLKAFEQGFREGTAAAKAA
- a CDS encoding dihydroorotate dehydrogenase electron transfer subunit, which gives rise to MGKYQEEALILANEGVADTTWRLVLECPRIAAEARPGQFVMLQIREGTDPLLRRPFSFHRIHPERAVFEILYRVVGRGTWWLSQTRQGSRVSVVGPLGNAFRPPDRPGPVAVVGGGIGVAPLYELLHQLAKPSAFFGGAVDIHFFYGTRTAAEMLPESTFSELNLPVHRSTDDGTAGFCGTVVDLFRRVLEKDRWRPAVIYACGSLPMQFAVAQWALSRGTPAQLSLESLMACGLGACLGCALPAPDPKAPNADRYVHVCKDGPIFEAGSIRWNKMQPPPVTPPTFVCV
- the iorA gene encoding indolepyruvate ferredoxin oxidoreductase subunit alpha produces the protein MQSLLRAKSDGKQFLLGNEAIVRGALEANVRFVAAYPGTPSSEIIDRFFEIGEASGVYVEYSVNEKVSVETACAAAISGLRSLCSMKHVGLNVAADAFMTLAYVGVKAGMVIVSADDPSLHSSQNEQDNRYYAKMANVPMLEPATPQEAKDMTAAGLELSERHRIPCLLRTTTRVNHCRGVVSLGDLPSVVPKAEFVKDPFNLVVVPMVGRKLRLALLRKLAELQEASENSPFNRVAGTGKWGIVTSGVASLYARDAVKELGIESRVSILKLGFTNPLPRRRIQGFLKGMEKVLVVEELEPFLEEAVRGIAQEAGISAVIAGKGDHLIPRAFELDTAKVKRAVSGFFGVPYQPPTLLEVPDLPARPPNLCPGCPHRATYYSVKKVFGEDAVYPTDIGCYTLGLLPPLNMADFLICMGSSISTAGGFSKVLDRPVVAFIGDSTFFHGGIPGLVNAVTHRHNLLLVILDNGTTAMTGHQPHPGVEITAEGVKEPAVKLEDVVRGCGVQRVRVVNPLQVKKTEEVLKELREAMKEGGVSVLISKSPCPLFERRMLKKKQKVVFQVVESCNLCKECLTSFGCPAFVWEKGSDREERVRINEALCNGCGVCSQLCSSIKPKRIEA
- the pgeF gene encoding peptidoglycan editing factor PgeF, producing MPIPSELTPITYRLLEALDGLTHGVFTRHGGVSLPPYDTLNTAWTNGDRPEHVNENLLRVKRFLGFDHLVSSPQVHGTEIQVVDESVLETRDPGRPFVPAPPGDALVTRLPGVGLMIKIADCQAVFLVDPEKRVAANVHCGWRGSVKEILPKTVRFLKERFGCDPRRMVAAVSPSLGPCCAEFVNHRRELPPSFLPFRTAPNFFDFWAISRRQLMDAGLLPQRIEIAGRCTVCEAQDFFSYRRERITGRMAAVVGWRRKN
- a CDS encoding dihydroorotate dehydrogenase, encoding MEQDAAAAGHATDLRVRLGPLTLANPVMVASGTFGYGEEYADFVDLTRLGAVVVKGISLEPRAGNPPPRIVETPSGMINAIGLENVGIDKFLEEKLPALQSRRVPVIVNILGNTADQYVELASRLDGIAGIAALELNISCPNVKEGGMAFGADPAMAGHLVEKVRRATRLPLITKLTPNVTSIAAVAKAVEAAGTDIVSCINTVSALAVDAFSRRPKLANLVGGLSGPAIKPIALRCVYETVQSVRCPVIGIGGIASAVDAMEFLLVGARAIQVGTANFVRPTATMEILEGIERVLRFLGLSRIEDYIGTLDAECRFPFAEEACRF